GAGATTGAGCCCGCCGGCATCGGCGATGGCATCGGCCAGGCTCAAGCCTTTGACCGGCATGGTCACGGCCCGCTGCTGCTTGACCTCACCCAGCATGAATACGCGGTTGGCGCGGTTGTCCACGAAGTGCAGCCGATCACCGTCGCGCAGCACCAGGGCGCCGGCCTCGGTGCCGCCGCCGCGGTATAGCGCGGCTAGGTTGAGCGTAGTACTGCGGTTGCCGCGTGTCAGGATGGCGGTGGTGTAGTAGTACTCGCCTTGTGCCGTGCCCTGCGGGCTTGCCACCGCGCACTGGCCGAGCGCATCGAGCACCGTCACCGGCTTGTCCGTGACCGGCACGATGCAGGAGGTGCCCAGGTCACTGGTCACGACGATGCGCTGGCTACGGTAGGCCACCACGCGCACATCCACCTGCGGATCCGCCAGCACCTTCTTGAGCGTGGCCTCGAACTGCGTGCGGACTTCCTCCACGGTCATGCCCGCGACCTTGGTCACGCCCACGAAGGGATAGAACACCGTGCCGTCGGCCCGCACCAGGCGGCCGGCATCCTCGGGAGACTGGTTGACACCGGGCCCCATCGGCGAAGTAAGCTCCGGGTGGTTCCAGACGATGACACTGATTACGTCACCGGGACCGATACGGTACTCGCTCGGGCCGGTGCCCTCCCCGGGAGCGCGCGGTACCGGCGCCTCGTCCAGCCGTGCGCCGCTGCGCATGCCGCGCACCAGCGCAGGCGTGATGTCCTGCAGCGTCACCCGGTAGTCCCCGTTCTCCGACAGGCGCCCGGCGGACGCATCGCCCGATGCCGGCCGTCCGGCCCAGACTTCGCTGCCTTCCTCCTGCAGCTTCAGGCCCGGATTGGAACAGCCCAGCATGCCCAGCAGCACAAGCGCCGCGACGGGCCGAATGGAAAGACCCACACGAAAAACGAAGCGAGACATTACAGGTAACCCCCTCACCTTGCAGGAACCGCCAGGCGATCTTTCTAGTCCGTGCCGGCGCGCGGGACGCGCGGGCACCGGCGAATCGCAAGAGCGCTGCTTGCAGCGCCCAAGATACTGCGCGCGACGACAAAAAGCCACGGATGCCCCCTCCCCGGCCAGGTCCGACGCTGGCGCTACAGGCAATCCTGATACCACGCCGGGGTATTGCACCACCCGGCGAAGGTTCGGAAAATCCTGCCGGCGCCGGGCGCCTGCCAGCAATCGCTATCTGACCCAGTGCAGTATTCGACTCATGTGATGCAGGAAGTAAGCATGAAGCGGACAGGCGAATGCCGGCGTTTCGGTGGCGCCGTTCATGGACTACCCGGTGGTGCTGACGGCGGTGGCCTATGACCTCTCGGACCGCTTCGATTTCCCGGACGCGCGGGCTGACTACGGGCTGGCGATTGGCTATTCTTTCCGCTGAACCCCGTTAGCCGGCGCCTTGCCAGTCGTGCCAAGGCCGTGCAGACGGGTATCGCGACCAAAAGTCGTCCTACATTCGCCGATCATCTCACCCAATAGGAGCGGCTTCAGCCGCGATCAGCCCCGGTACACCTCACGCCGGTTCCCGATCCTGACCACCAACACGCATAGCGCCCGATCCCGAATCTCGCAAATCACCCGGCAGTCGCCCACCCGGTAACGCCAGAAGCCACCCAACGGCCCGGTCAGCGCCTTGCCCATCGTGCGAGGGTCATCCAGCGCGGCGACGCGCTCGTCCATGTACGCAACGATGCGTCGCGCAGTTTGCTTGTCGAGTTTGCCGAGCTGCCGTACTGCGGTATCCGAGTATTCAATCTTCCAGGCCAAGGCGCTTCTTTACGTCTGCCGCGGAATGTGTCTTCTCCCGGCCTTTGCGGACGCGCTCCAGCACATCCGCAGCCAGGTAATAATCCTCCATGTCCTCAAGCCCGCGCTCGATGATCTCGCGCAGGTAGAACGCCTTGGTCCGGCCCGTCTGTTCGGCCAGGAAATCCAGGCGCTTTTCGGTTTCGGGCGGGAGTCTGATGGAGGTGGCCATGAGACTTCAGTGGCGTCGTGATACGTGTATTCAATGTATCACACGGGTACTATACGTCCAAGGTCGCGGCTGAAGCCGCTGCTACACCCCTCACGCCGGCTCCGGTAGGAGCGGCTTCAGCCGCGAATCCGCGCTTTCGGATGCAGCCGGCGGTCCAGGTACTGCGCCCCGACAAAAAACACCAGCGACAGCGCCAGGAACCCGGCGAACAGCAGCATCTCGCTGAGCCCCAGCAACCGCCCGGCCCACGCCACCCCGCCCATGGCGAGGGAAGCCAGCAGCAGCACAATCACCACCCCGTTGCTCGTCAGGCCACAGTCCAGCAGCAGGTGGTGCAGATGATCCCGCCCGGGGCTGAACGGGCTCAGCCCCCGTGCCATGCGTGCCGCCATGACGCGGATGGTATCCAGCACTGGCAGGCCCAGTACCCACACCGCCTCGATGGGGGTGAAGGCCGGAACCTGCCACTGCGACCCGATCACCGCGAACCAGCCGAGCGTAAAGCCCAGAAACACGCTGCCGTGGTCGCCCAGGAAGATCCGCGCCGGCCGGCCCGGCAGGCGCAGGTTGTAGACCAGGAATCCCAGCACCGCCCCGGCCAGCGGCGCGCACAGCATCAGCAGCAGGGTCACGTGGCTGTCAAAGGCCAGGACCATGAACCAGAACAGCACCACCAGCACCTGGGTGCCGGCCAGGCCATCCAGCCCGTCGATCAGATTGATGCCGTTCTTGATGCCGATCAGCCCGAGGATGGTGACCGGCAGCGCGAGGTTTCCAAGCAGCAGCGGCCGGTCGCCGAGCAGGTGGCCCAGCTGTTCCAGCTGCATGCCCGAGTACGCCGTCAGCAGGATGATCAGCAGCACCTGCAGCAGTACGCGTATCCCGACCTTGATGTGACGGATGTCGTCCCACAGGCTCAGCACCAGCAGACCCAGCCACACCCAGAACTCCGCCACGCGCCAGAGTTCTTTCTGGCCCATGATCAGCAGCGCCAGCATGTAGCCGCCGAACACAGCCATCCCCCCAACGAGGGGAATCGCTCCGTCATGACGTTTGCGCTCGTCCGGCGTGTCGACAAGGCCCACGCGCAGGGCCAAGGGCCTTAACAGCGGCACCAGCACCAGCACGATCCCCAAGGCTACGCCGGCCCCCACCAGCGTAACCACCCAGCTTGCGGCCGTCATATGCCCTCCCAGGCTTCAAGGCCCCCCGATTATTTTGCCACTGCCGCTGCAGGGCCCAGCGGCCCCTCAGGATGCAGGCCCCGCAGAAACTCCTCACAGGGCACGCACAAGATACCGTCAACCGCAAACCGCTCGCGACCAAGGTGCAGGAGGAACACCTCGGCCTCCGGATAGTCCTCGCGAAAGGCCCGCAGAGCGCGCAGGTCCCGGGGCTGCACCCGGGCGGCCCGCTTCACTTCGCAGGCGGCGAATACGCCGGGGCCATAAACGACAAAATCCACCTCGCTACCCGAGCGGGTGCGCCAGTAGTACAAACCGGCTTCACCGCCCCGATAGGCAATCCAGGCCCGCAGATGCTGGGCGACCAGCCCCTCCAGCGCCGGCCCCTCGATTTCCTCCGGCCGGTCGAGCGGCCCGGCCGGCCGCAAGGAACGGAACACCCCCGCATCGAAGAAATAAAACTTGTCATGCGCCACCAGTTGTCGTCGCGCGCGCCGGGTAAACACCGGCACCCGGAAGGCCAGCAGCAGGTCCTCGAGTATGCCGAAGTAACCTTCCACCGTTTTGCGCCCGACCTCGCATTCCCGCGCCAGCGCCGCCAGATTCAGCTGCGCCCCGTGAGAAAAGCTGATCGCTTCCAGAAACCGCGCAAACGCCCCCACGTCGCGCACCAGGGCCTCGGCCTGCACTTCCTCGCGCAGGTAAAGCCCCGCATAGGCACGCAGGGTTGCAGCCGGGTCCTGCGCGCCCCATACCAGCGGCACCAGGCCGGTCCGGAGTGCGCGCTCCATGGAGAAAGCCGCGCCCAGTTCCGTGGCCATGAAGGGATGCAGGCTGGACTCGACCAGCCGTCCACCCAGCAGGTTGGCGCTGCCCCGCCGCAGCTTGCGCGCGCTCGAACCGGTCAGGACAAAGCGCAGACCGGGCCGATCCTCTATCTGCTTGTGTACCACATCCAGGAGCGCGGGCAGCTTCTGTACTTCGTCCACGACCACATCGCGCACCTGCGGATGCGCGGCCAACCGTTCCGCCAGGCGTTCGGGCCGGGCCTGGAGCAACCGCTGCGTCTCGGGTTCCAGCAGGTCCACCCACAGCGCCTGCGGCAAGGCCTGCCTGAGCCAGGTGGATTTGCCCGTGCCGCGTGGCCCAAAGAGAAAGCAGCTGCCGGCCGGAAGCCTGAATAATCTACCTATAGTTTCCATTTTTACAGAATAAATGGAATTTACAGGATAATATTTACATATTCACAAGGCTCCGATCAATATCTGCTCGTCATTACAGCGAAAAAGCCGCCACGGACTCGAAACCGGGGCCGGAATCCAAGGACTTGACACTGGACCCGGCTCAGAACGCCTGATTGCAGTGCCAGCGCCAGGCGGTTTCGATGATGGCGCCGATATCGGTGTAGCGCGGCTGCCAGCCCAGTTCACGCCGGGCCTTGCCGCTGTCGGCCACCAGCATGGGCGAATCGCCCGCACGCCGTGGCGCGACCCGGTAGGGAATCGGCCGGCCCGTGACCTGGCGCGCCGCTTCGATCACCTGCAGCACGCTGAAGCCGTTGCCATTGCCCAAGTTGAAGGCATGCGCCCCGGGATTGCGCCCCAGGTAGTCCAGCGCCAGCAGATGCGCCTCCGCCAGGTCATCCACGTGGATGTAGTCCCGGATGCAGGTGCCGTCGGGAGTGGCGTAGTCGTCCCCGTAAACCTGCACGCCGTCATCCCCGCCCCGCGCCGCCTTGAGCAGATTGGGGATCAGGTGCGTTTCCGGCTCGTGCGACTCGCCGATGCCGCCCAAGGGGCTTGCGCCGGCGACGTTGAAATAGCGCAAGGAGACCGAATCCAGCCCATAGGCCGTGACGGCGTCCTGCAGCATGCGCTCCACCAGCCACTTGCTCACGCCGTAGGGGTTGATCGGCGCCTGCGGATGGTCTTCCGTAATGCGGTCCTGCTGCGGCTGGCCATACACCGCCGCGGTGGAGGAAAAGACCAGCCGGCCTACGCCGTGCGCGCGCATCGTCTGCAGCAGATTCAGCGTGCCGGTGACGTTGTTGGCGTAGTACTCGTAGGGCTGCTCGACCGATTCGCCGACCGAGATCTTGCCGCAGAAATGCATCACCGCATCGAAGCGGCGGCCGGCGAAGGCCTGCGCCAGTGCCTGCGTATCGCGCACATCCACCTGCAGCAGCTCGCAGCCCGCCACCGCCTGCCGGTGGCCGGTGGACAGGTTGTCCAGCACCGTCACCGCGTAGCCCCGCGCGCGCAACAGCCGCACCATGTGGCAACCGATGTAGCCGGCGCCGCCGCAGACGAGGATGTTCATCAGAAGAACTGGCCCAGCTTGCTGAGATTCTTCCAGCACAAGGCGCCGACGCCGCCCACACCATTGCGGCGCAATGCTAGGTAATCCTCGTAGGACTTACGCAGGATCCTCGACAGCCGGTTACTTTCCCCGCCCCAACGCATCTTCAGCAGGACTTCAGGAATGTATACGGGATGCAAACTCGCCCGTGAGAAGAGCCTCAGCATCAGATCGTAATCAGCAGCAATCTGGTAGCTCGTATCGTACAGGCCCCATTTCTCGTAAATCCTCCGCCGCAGATACAACGTGGGGTGAGGCAGCATCCACCCACGCGCCACCTTTTTGTATGAGTACCCCCCTGAGCGCCAGCGCCGGATAACACGCCCGCCCTTGTTCGAGACGTATTCCAGGTCTCCGTAGACGGCATCCACGGAGGGATCCAAGAATGCCGTTGCTACACGTTCCAGAACACGGTCATGGGCAAAGTAATCATCAGAATGCAGTAAGCCGACCACCTCACCGGTGGCCCGCTGCAGGCCCTTGTTCAGAGCCTCGTAGATACCGTTGTCCGGTTCCGAAACCAACAGCGCCAGCCGGCCATCATACTTCCGCAGGATTTCCAGAGTACCGTCCGTGGAACCGCCGTCGATCACGATGTGCTCGACATGTGGCCAGGACTGCGTGTGTACCGATTCCAGCGCCTCACCCACGGTACCGGCACGGTTGTAGACGGCGGTAATGATCGAAATCGTCACCGGCATCAGATTCTCTCTATTACTTCTGGCCGCCCAAGCCGCTACCCCATTGTACGGAAAGATAAACACAGCCCTACGGCCAAGACAAAAGGGCCGCGGCCTGCCTGAGCACCAGCGCCGCTGCCAGGCTCTGGCGAATCTGGATGTTTTGCCGCTTAGGTCCCGGCTTCAGCTGATTGCCATGAATTTAGCCGTCACTTCTGGCAACCAACCAGTCGCCCAGAACTAGAAGGTCCATCCGCGTACGCAGGAAGCAATCCAGCGCCTCCTGCGGCCGGCATACCACGGGTTCGTTTTCGTTAAAGGACGTATTCAGCACCATCGGCACGCCCGTGAGATCGCGAAAAGCCTCGATCAGGCGGTAAAAGCGGGGGTTGGTACGTCGACAGACCGTCTGCAAGCGCCCACTGCCGTCTACGTGCGTAACCGCCGGAATCTGTGCGCGTTTGTCCTCGCGGATGAGAAAAACCTTCATCATGAAGGGCACGTCGTCGTCCTCCTCGAACCAATCCGGCACCGCTTCGCGCAGGATCGAGGGCGCAAAGGGTCGGAAAGATTCACGACGTTTGATTTTGCGGTTGAGGATGTGTTTCATGTCCACCCTGCGCGGATCACAGACGATAGAGCGATTGCCCAGCGCCCGCGGCCCCCACTCCATGCGCTCCTGAAACCATCCCACCACCTGCCCGCTTGCAATCGCGGCGGCTGTGCGGCGGCACAGCTCCCCCTCATCTGTCAGCTCAAGGACTTGGCAGCCAGACGCCTCAATGGCATGTCGCTGCCCCCTCACAAACTGCCGCATTTCCTCCGGCGAGGTCTGCGGCCCCCAATAGGCGTGATCCATCACGAACGAGCGCTGGCCGCCCAGTTGATGCCACACCGCAAAAGCAGCGCCGAGTGCGCCGCCCGCGTCACCGGCGGCGGACTGAACGTACACCCTGCGAAACCGCGTATTGCGATACACCTTGCCGTTGGCGACCGAGTTCATCGCGCACCCACCCGCCAGGCAGAGGTTCTCCGCCGGATGCTGCCGGTGCGCAGCGTTGAGCAGATTGAAGAACGCTTCCTCGTACATCGCCTGCACCGAGCGCGCAATGTCGCGGTCACGCTGCGTCAGCGGCTCGTCGCGGCCACGCGCCGGGCCCAGTAAGCGGACCAACTCTTCCGAATACAAGGTGCCGACGCGCGGCTCGCCGTCCTCCCACTCGTACGCGATCCGTTGCCTGTCATGGCGAAAGAAGCGCAAATCGAGAGTGAATGTACCGTCGGGTGCCAACCTCACAATCTGGCGCATCTCACGCATGAAGTGCGGCTCGCCATACGGCGCCAGCCCCATGACCTTGTACTCGTCGCCGTAGTTCGGAAAACCGAGCCACTGTGTCATCGCCTGATAGAACACCCCGAGCGAATGCGGAAAGAATACGCGCCCGGCGACTCGTATTTCTGAGCCTACGCCGGCACCCCATGCCGCACTGGAAAAGTCGCCAAAGCCATCCACCGAGACCACGACGGCTCGCTCGAAAGGCGACACGTGAAACGCTGAAGAAAGATGCGCCAAGTGATGTTCAACCTGGTGCACCACGCCGGCGAACCCAGGCGCTACCGTCCGCTCCAGCATGTGTGCGACGCTGGCGCGCCGGCGCTTGTTGCGCAACCGATCTGCGATAAACCGTAGATCGGGACGTCGAGCCAGTGTATAAGCGACCTTGCGCAGCAGATGCGCGCGCGGATCCTGGTTGATCGCCACATGCTCAACGTCGCGCAAGGCGACCCCAGCCTCGTGCAGGCAATATTTTATTGCTTCAGAGGGAAACCCGGCCCAGTGCTTGATGCGCCGGAACCGCTCTTCCTCCGCCGCGGCGACAAGGCGCCCGTCAGCAAGCAGACAAGCTGAGGCATCGCCGTGGTACGCATTAAGGCCGAGAATGTATGACATGTATCTTGGCGTGTGAACGAAGTTAGACTGACTGGTTACCTTCTCGTACCACGTCTCACTCCGGCTTGTCTACGACAAGCAGGTGGACTGGGTACGCGAGCCGCGCAAAGTGCGAGTCCAGATTCGATGCAGTCCCTACAGACACGGCAGATCGCTCACAGCAAGCACGCGCTGCCGGCGCTCGCGTGCCATCAGGGCATGGACGGCTGCCGCTTCTTCGCGCGAGTTGCCGGCGGTTTGCTCGAACAGCAGCGCCTCGGGCGGCACGCCCTGTGCGACGAGCAGGCGCGCCCGCAACTCGAGCAAGACGTCGCGTGCGCGCGCGTCGCCCCCTTCGATGCCGGTCATGAGAACGCGTGGTGCCCAGTTCTCCCGGTACAGACGCGCGGCCGTCAACACCCGCGCGCCACTGTCCCCGCCAAGGGCAACGATCAGATCCGCCTGCACCGCGGGCTGCGCCGGCGCCGATAGCCAGCGCCCGGCAAACAGGAAAAGCATAGCGACCGCAGCGACGAACACCGTGCCGAGAGACAGCGCAGCTTTGCCGCAGCGAGTCATGCCGAAATCTGTCGCGCGTAACGATCCAGGACTGCGCTGATGAGGCGAACCATCTCGCTAGTGCCCGTCGCGGGACGACTATGTCGCTGTAACGCCAAAGCCTGGCGGACCCCGGCCAGTAACTTCTCCGCTTCATGCACAACGACCGCCTTGCCGGTCCGGGCAAGTGCCTCAGCATTTTCAACTTGATGATCATCGATATGCTCGCCCAGTAGGGCGCGTCGAGGCATGATGACCGGCACTTTGCCCGCCCGTATAGCGTACAGAACCCCACCTCCGCCCGCGTGCTGGACTACCAGATCGGCCGCCTCAATCAGACGTTCGAACTCGGCCATCGTGACGAAGGCCCGCGCGTCGCATCCTGGTGCAGTGAACTGCCCATGGCCGTACTGAACAATCACGGGCTGCGGCAGTTGGTTTACAACTGCTGCTACTGCATCGAGCAACCGTTGAAAGGGTTGATGGGCGTTTCCGACCGTTACGAACGTGCTCAAAACAACGTCCCTCCATGGACCCCGCGCGGAAAATAGGTCGCTAGATTCAGCCACTGATAGTAGAAATCATGCGCAAGCCAGTACATGATCCGGCCTGTCAACGACGGTTTGTTCACACGGGTGAACGTTTCCACGAACACGATGCGGCAGCCAAACAGGTACCGCCCGACAAGTGCAAATGGCACAGCAGGGCCCGCCCCAGTGCTTAACAGCACGTGTGGCCTTTCGTGGCGCAGGATTCGGTACGCCTCCCACAGATTTACGAAGAATCGCCAGTCCCGCTCGGAATGCGCAATGAAGTAAGTCTTACCGGCCATGTCGGGCGCCAAGCCCGCCCGGTCGTTGAGTACATAGAAGTGCTCATAACGTGCGTAGGCGGGCGCCAGGGCACGCACTTCTGTCAAGTGGCCACCGCAGGAAGAGACGATACCTATCTTCATGATGGCGACTTACATGCGACAGCGATCATGGATTTCGCCAAAGGCGGGATACGCCCAACACGATGGAAGCGAATGTCTCTAAAACCGACCTCCTCTAATAGAGCTCTCAAGGTCTTTATCGACCAGAACTTGATGTGACCGTGATCCCAAAGGGCGGTGAAGTGCGCATCCATCCTACCGGTAACGGCCAATGCCAGATTCTTCAGATAACCATGATAGGGCGTTGACACGATAGCCACGCCCCCCGGGTCGAGCAACGAGTAGAGCGTCTTCGCATATCGACGTGGCGCGTAGAGATGCTCGACCACTTCCAAGCTAACGACGACCGGAAACGTCCCATATTGCGCCACCAGGTCGTCGTACGCTGAACCGACCCGCAAAGTAATGTGTGGAAAGTGCGTGTTAGCGTGAGCGATGCCCTGCTCGGATGGATCGACTCCGGCCACTTCCCAGCCAAGCCGAACCAGCTCATTGGCCACCGAACCATTGCCACAACCCAGATCGAATAGACGTCGCTTCTCCTGAGGTATTTCCAGCCCCTCAAGGATGTTCTTGAGTCCTGGCAGCAGGTAGGCATGCGAGGCGTTCAGCCCAGCATTTTCCCAGACGTAACCACTCGCCTCTGAATTTGGTCCCATTAATCCACCCTCACGTAGTGAGGCGGATCGGCGCCGCCCTGCAACCAATCATAGAAGGCAGCCATTTTTTGCGCGATACTGCTCCAGGAAAACTCACATATCATCCACGCCCTACCGTTGCGACCCATTTCGACGAGCCGTTCGTCGGGCAAGGCCAGCGCCTCTTCCAACGCGGCAACCAGCGGATCGACGCCGATATCGATCCACCAGCCTGCTGCTTGCTCGACGAGCCTCGCCCACGGCGCGCCTTTGGTGACGATGGCCGGTGTGCCGGCAGCAAGGGCCTCGACGACCGTCATGCCGAAATTCTCCGAATGGGTCGGCAACACGAAGAGATACGCCGAACGGTAGAGCTCAAGCTTGTCTTTGCCGTAGACAGGTCCGGGAAAGGTCACGCGCGCAAGCCCGAACTCAGCGGCAAGCGCCCGGTACTG
This genomic interval from Nevskiales bacterium contains the following:
- a CDS encoding polysaccharide biosynthesis/export family protein — translated: MSRFVFRVGLSIRPVAALVLLGMLGCSNPGLKLQEEGSEVWAGRPASGDASAGRLSENGDYRVTLQDITPALVRGMRSGARLDEAPVPRAPGEGTGPSEYRIGPGDVISVIVWNHPELTSPMGPGVNQSPEDAGRLVRADGTVFYPFVGVTKVAGMTVEEVRTQFEATLKKVLADPQVDVRVVAYRSQRIVVTSDLGTSCIVPVTDKPVTVLDALGQCAVASPQGTAQGEYYYTTAILTRGNRSTTLNLAALYRGGGTEAGALVLRDGDRLHFVDNRANRVFMLGEVKQQRAVTMPVKGLSLADAIADAGGLNL
- a CDS encoding type II toxin-antitoxin system RelE/ParE family toxin; this encodes MAWKIEYSDTAVRQLGKLDKQTARRIVAYMDERVAALDDPRTMGKALTGPLGGFWRYRVGDCRVICEIRDRALCVLVVRIGNRREVYRG
- a CDS encoding DUF6290 family protein, producing the protein MATSIRLPPETEKRLDFLAEQTGRTKAFYLREIIERGLEDMEDYYLAADVLERVRKGREKTHSAADVKKRLGLED
- a CDS encoding MraY family glycosyltransferase, yielding MTAASWVVTLVGAGVALGIVLVLVPLLRPLALRVGLVDTPDERKRHDGAIPLVGGMAVFGGYMLALLIMGQKELWRVAEFWVWLGLLVLSLWDDIRHIKVGIRVLLQVLLIILLTAYSGMQLEQLGHLLGDRPLLLGNLALPVTILGLIGIKNGINLIDGLDGLAGTQVLVVLFWFMVLAFDSHVTLLLMLCAPLAGAVLGFLVYNLRLPGRPARIFLGDHGSVFLGFTLGWFAVIGSQWQVPAFTPIEAVWVLGLPVLDTIRVMAARMARGLSPFSPGRDHLHHLLLDCGLTSNGVVIVLLLASLAMGGVAWAGRLLGLSEMLLFAGFLALSLVFFVGAQYLDRRLHPKARIRG
- a CDS encoding DUF4143 domain-containing protein produces the protein METIGRLFRLPAGSCFLFGPRGTGKSTWLRQALPQALWVDLLEPETQRLLQARPERLAERLAAHPQVRDVVVDEVQKLPALLDVVHKQIEDRPGLRFVLTGSSARKLRRGSANLLGGRLVESSLHPFMATELGAAFSMERALRTGLVPLVWGAQDPAATLRAYAGLYLREEVQAEALVRDVGAFARFLEAISFSHGAQLNLAALARECEVGRKTVEGYFGILEDLLLAFRVPVFTRRARRQLVAHDKFYFFDAGVFRSLRPAGPLDRPEEIEGPALEGLVAQHLRAWIAYRGGEAGLYYWRTRSGSEVDFVVYGPGVFAACEVKRAARVQPRDLRALRAFREDYPEAEVFLLHLGRERFAVDGILCVPCEEFLRGLHPEGPLGPAAAVAK
- the galE gene encoding UDP-glucose 4-epimerase GalE, with the protein product MNILVCGGAGYIGCHMVRLLRARGYAVTVLDNLSTGHRQAVAGCELLQVDVRDTQALAQAFAGRRFDAVMHFCGKISVGESVEQPYEYYANNVTGTLNLLQTMRAHGVGRLVFSSTAAVYGQPQQDRITEDHPQAPINPYGVSKWLVERMLQDAVTAYGLDSVSLRYFNVAGASPLGGIGESHEPETHLIPNLLKAARGGDDGVQVYGDDYATPDGTCIRDYIHVDDLAEAHLLALDYLGRNPGAHAFNLGNGNGFSVLQVIEAARQVTGRPIPYRVAPRRAGDSPMLVADSGKARRELGWQPRYTDIGAIIETAWRWHCNQAF
- a CDS encoding glycosyltransferase family 2 protein gives rise to the protein MPVTISIITAVYNRAGTVGEALESVHTQSWPHVEHIVIDGGSTDGTLEILRKYDGRLALLVSEPDNGIYEALNKGLQRATGEVVGLLHSDDYFAHDRVLERVATAFLDPSVDAVYGDLEYVSNKGGRVIRRWRSGGYSYKKVARGWMLPHPTLYLRRRIYEKWGLYDTSYQIAADYDLMLRLFSRASLHPVYIPEVLLKMRWGGESNRLSRILRKSYEDYLALRRNGVGGVGALCWKNLSKLGQFF
- a CDS encoding carbamoyltransferase C-terminal domain-containing protein produces the protein MSYILGLNAYHGDASACLLADGRLVAAAEEERFRRIKHWAGFPSEAIKYCLHEAGVALRDVEHVAINQDPRAHLLRKVAYTLARRPDLRFIADRLRNKRRRASVAHMLERTVAPGFAGVVHQVEHHLAHLSSAFHVSPFERAVVVSVDGFGDFSSAAWGAGVGSEIRVAGRVFFPHSLGVFYQAMTQWLGFPNYGDEYKVMGLAPYGEPHFMREMRQIVRLAPDGTFTLDLRFFRHDRQRIAYEWEDGEPRVGTLYSEELVRLLGPARGRDEPLTQRDRDIARSVQAMYEEAFFNLLNAAHRQHPAENLCLAGGCAMNSVANGKVYRNTRFRRVYVQSAAGDAGGALGAAFAVWHQLGGQRSFVMDHAYWGPQTSPEEMRQFVRGQRHAIEASGCQVLELTDEGELCRRTAAAIASGQVVGWFQERMEWGPRALGNRSIVCDPRRVDMKHILNRKIKRRESFRPFAPSILREAVPDWFEEDDDVPFMMKVFLIREDKRAQIPAVTHVDGSGRLQTVCRRTNPRFYRLIEAFRDLTGVPMVLNTSFNENEPVVCRPQEALDCFLRTRMDLLVLGDWLVARSDG
- a CDS encoding YdcF family protein; its protein translation is MTRCGKAALSLGTVFVAAVAMLFLFAGRWLSAPAQPAVQADLIVALGGDSGARVLTAARLYRENWAPRVLMTGIEGGDARARDVLLELRARLLVAQGVPPEALLFEQTAGNSREEAAAVHALMARERRQRVLAVSDLPCL
- a CDS encoding glycosyltransferase, with protein sequence MSTFVTVGNAHQPFQRLLDAVAAVVNQLPQPVIVQYGHGQFTAPGCDARAFVTMAEFERLIEAADLVVQHAGGGGVLYAIRAGKVPVIMPRRALLGEHIDDHQVENAEALARTGKAVVVHEAEKLLAGVRQALALQRHSRPATGTSEMVRLISAVLDRYARQISA
- the pssD gene encoding PssD/Cps14F family polysaccharide biosynthesis glycosyltransferase, which translates into the protein MKIGIVSSCGGHLTEVRALAPAYARYEHFYVLNDRAGLAPDMAGKTYFIAHSERDWRFFVNLWEAYRILRHERPHVLLSTGAGPAVPFALVGRYLFGCRIVFVETFTRVNKPSLTGRIMYWLAHDFYYQWLNLATYFPRGVHGGTLF
- a CDS encoding class I SAM-dependent methyltransferase, with product MGPNSEASGYVWENAGLNASHAYLLPGLKNILEGLEIPQEKRRLFDLGCGNGSVANELVRLGWEVAGVDPSEQGIAHANTHFPHITLRVGSAYDDLVAQYGTFPVVVSLEVVEHLYAPRRYAKTLYSLLDPGGVAIVSTPYHGYLKNLALAVTGRMDAHFTALWDHGHIKFWSIKTLRALLEEVGFRDIRFHRVGRIPPLAKSMIAVACKSPS